From Hydrogenobacter sp., the proteins below share one genomic window:
- a CDS encoding ABC transporter permease, with translation MLILAVLVFLPLKVKEKLRILRRSFLSVFFFSVFVSLPYVLIGFLIGEDRFNYFLMVNLRAFDLTVMTLTFLELVNLFKALDFSKNLSLLLVLVSSHSLSYIKVLKDFTQAFKSRSPKNGMRGEDLKNYLTRVVSYFFEKSMETSEEIYTAMKSRGLYHD, from the coding sequence ATGCTAATTCTTGCTGTTTTAGTTTTCTTACCCTTAAAGGTAAAGGAGAAGCTAAGAATATTGAGAAGATCCTTTTTATCAGTTTTCTTCTTTAGCGTATTCGTTTCATTGCCTTACGTACTTATAGGTTTCCTAATAGGTGAAGACAGATTCAATTATTTTCTTATGGTGAATTTGCGAGCCTTTGATCTTACCGTTATGACCCTTACCTTTCTGGAGCTTGTGAACCTCTTTAAAGCGCTTGACTTTTCAAAAAACCTGAGCTTGCTTTTGGTTCTCGTTTCAAGCCACTCTCTATCTTACATAAAAGTTTTGAAAGATTTTACACAAGCTTTCAAAAGCAGAAGCCCAAAAAACGGTATGAGGGGTGAAGACTTAAAAAATTATCTCACGAGGGTGGTGAGCTATTTTTTTGAGAAGTCCATGGAAACATCCGAAGAGATCTACACAGCTATGAAGTCAAGGGGGTTGTACCATGATTGA